Proteins encoded by one window of Lathyrus oleraceus cultivar Zhongwan6 chromosome 1, CAAS_Psat_ZW6_1.0, whole genome shotgun sequence:
- the LOC127115473 gene encoding protein LATERAL ORGAN BOUNDARIES: MASSYSSNPPCAACKFLRRKCNEECIFAPYFPPEEPHKFINVHKIFGASNVSKILNEVLPHQREDTVNSLAYEAEARIKDPVYGCVGAISVLQKQLLSLQKELDATHADLIRFTHQGSSSSGHVHSQGFFNYPSN; the protein is encoded by the coding sequence ATGGCATCTAGCTACTCATCCAATCCTCCATGTGCTGCTTGCAAGTTTCTAAGAAGAAAATGCAATGAAGAATGCATATTTGCACCTTATTTTCCACCAGAAGAGCCTCATAAATTTATAAACGTTCACAAAATATTTGGAGCAAGTAATGTTAGCAAAATTCTGAATGAAGTTTTACCTCATCAAAGGGAAGATACAGTGAACTCTTTAGCATATGAAGCTGAAGCAAGGATTAAAGATCCAGTTTATGGTTGTGTTGGAGCTATTTCAGTTCTTCAAAAACAACTTCTTAGCCTTCAAAAAGAACTTGATGCTACTCATGCTGATTTGATTAGGTTTACTCATCAAGGTTCTTCTTCTTCTGGACATGTTCACTCTCAGGGTTTTTTTAATTACCCTTCTAATTAA
- the LOC127093686 gene encoding FAD-linked sulfhydryl oxidase ERV1-like has protein sequence MSENSVQSLFHNFEKVANFVQHHVSNFIGHHIQSSGTSGIGSFNASIKAPFVKTTSSVQPRDPVVKGKSSTLVTKEDLGRATWTFLHTLAAQYPDNPTRTQKKDVKELVQILSRMYPCSECANHFKEVLRSNPAQSGSHAEFSQWLCHVHNVVNRSIGKPISCMKRSWRNSSRINS, from the coding sequence ATGTCGGAGAATTCAGTACAGAGTTTATTTCATAACTTTGAGAAAGTTGcaaattttgttcaacatcacGTATCTAATTTCATAGGCCATCATATCCAGTCATCAGGAACCTCTGGTATAGGCTCTTTCAATGCCTCCATCAAAGCTCCATTTGTGAAAACTACATCTTCTGTACAACCACGTGATCCTGTTGTCAAGGGTAAGTCCTCTACCCTTGTGACTAAAGAAGACCTTGGAAGGGCTACATGGACTTTTCTTCACACTCTTGCTGCTCAGTATCCAGACAATCCTACAAGAACACAGAAGAAAGATGTAAAAGAACTGGTACAGATCTTGTCTCGAATGTACCCTTGCAGTGAATGTGCAAATCACTTTAAAGAAGTTCTTAGATCAAATCCTGCACAGTCGGGGTCACATGCTGAATTTTCTCAGTGGCTATGTCATGTCCATAATGTTGTCAATAGAAGCATCGGCAAACCAATTTCCTGCATGAAAAGGTCATGGCGGAATTCTTCAAGAATTAATTCATGA
- the LOC127093662 gene encoding uncharacterized mitochondrial protein AtMg00810-like yields MSLPPGYASRQRYSKLSSVLISLGYKQSVSDHSLYTKSTNSEFTAVLVYVDDIVLAGNSSQEIQVVKHFLNQKFKIKDLGKLRYFLGLEIARSPKGIFVNQRKYTLELLQDVGLLATKSSKIPFNPTTKLSSTDGALLEDPSSYRRLIGRLLYLTNTRPDISFSVQHLSQFVSKPLVPHYAVATTILKYLKSAPAKGLFSPVSSSLKLTGYADSDWARCHETRKSIIGYCVFIGSSLISWKSKKPNIVSRSSTEAEYRALASLTCEIQWL; encoded by the coding sequence ATGTCATTACCTCCTGGTTATGCCAGTAGACAAAGGTATTCCAAATTATCTTCTGTACTCATCTCTTTGGGGTACAAACAATCTGTTTCTGATCACTCTTTATACACCAAGTCTACTAATAGTGAATTTACTGCAGTATtagtatatgtggatgatatagtaTTAGCTGGAAATTCTTCTCAAGAAATTCAAGTTGTTAAACATTTTCTAAATCAGAAATTCAAAATCAAAGACCTTGGAAAACTTAGGTATTTTTTGGGGCTTGAGATTGCAAGGTCTCCCAAGGGTATTTTTGTTAATCAAAGAAAGTATACCCTTGAATTATTGCAAGATGTTGGTCTTTTGGCAACAAAATCATCTAAAATTCCTTTCAATCCAACTACCAAACTGTCTAGTACTGATGGTGCTCTTTTAGAGGATCCTTCATCTTATAGAAGACTCATAGGAAGGCTTCTTTATTTGAccaataccagacctgatatttcATTTTCTGTACAACACTTGAGTCAATTTGTTTCTAAGCCTCTGGTTCCTCATTATGCAGTTGCTACTACAATTTTGAAGTATCTTAAATCTGCCCCTGCAAAAGGTTTATTTTCCCCTGTTTCTAGTTCTTTAAAACTGACTGGATATGCAGATTCTGATTGGGCAAGATGTCATGAAACTAGAAAATCAATTATTGGTTATTGCGTGTTTATTGGTTCCTCGTTAATTTCCTGGAAATCAAAGAAGCCGAATATTGTTTCAAGATCCTCCACTGAAGCAGAATATAGGGCACTAGCTTCCCTCACTTGTGAAATTCAATGGTTGTAG